From Erigeron canadensis isolate Cc75 chromosome 5, C_canadensis_v1, whole genome shotgun sequence:
TAGGAATAGGGATACGAAGCCGCAATAACACAGACATAGTGAAATACTCAAAGATTTGTCAACAAAAGATTCAAACTACATTCATATTATGGGTAGAAGACCTTTTTCCATCCACGGCCTCTGAGAAACAGTACGCTGGTGCTTGCACTATCGAATCTGGCAACACAGCTCCAATCTCAAAAGTCATCACATGAGTAGAAATCCCTAAATTGCAAAATGTTGGAGTCAACCGACTGGCATGTTCATATTGTATCTTATATTAGACAATGCGGGTGATAGATTAAGATATCAGCCTATCAATTTTAGAGATatcaaaatgggtgggtcggcTTTGTTGGGTAATGCACTAATGCTGTAACAGGTTATATATTATGGGTCCTGGGCATGATTGCAGCAAATCTGGAATTTTAATAATGTACAAATAACCggttttatactttttgaaaGTGGGAAACTAAACTACTTATATTGCTTTTGCAGAATATAACTAAAGCCTACAGGATAACTTTTGGGTCAAAAATAACCAGCTAATAAAAACTACAAAAGATATAGTTTTCATTTCAATCTATAGATGTATCCTTATAACTTATACATAAAAGTTATGTTTAATAAACTATCTATACTCGaagtatatttattaaaaagatactataacaatttttaattttagttaaaaagatAGTTCACACTATTAGATTCTAAgcgactttcaacccatttagcCCGTTTCATTTTTAGCTCAACCTCATGAGTTGAGCTAAGCTATTTACGATAAAACATAATCCAAATCCACCCATTAGTAACCCATTAGCATTTCAAAGTGGAAATATAGTTACCATCATAAAAGTCCCAACGAACCGGTCTTTTGGTAATGACATCTTCATAGTACCAAATGAAGTCCACTTTCTCCCACACATCACACAAGAAACCATCGGTCACCACCCTTCCTAAATAATGTGCACCATCTGTAAGAAAGTCGGGCCGAGGTATCCCCACACCAAAATCCACCATTTGACATTCACCGTCTTCCCCAAGCGTGTAGTAAAAAGACGTGCCATTGTTCCACTCAATGTCATATAGTAATATACTAAgttgtttttgaaaaatgttaacGTTGCGACCTTTGGGCCAGTCGTACCAAAGGTCGCTTAGTTGGAGATGGGTTGAAGTTAAGTTCATGAATAGAAGGGCGTGGAATTGTTCGGGCCATGGCGTGGGTATGGGTACAGGTCCTTTTGGTGCATTTAGCCATGGTTCAGTTTTATGGTAAATGGCTACATGATTTGGTATGTCCAAAAGGAAAACAAGTAACCAAGTTGCTAGCGAGAGTAACTTCATATCTCAGTGTTTGTggttatgtgttttgttttagtCCAGTAGAAGTAGTGGGAGCAGGTACATGATCTAAAAGAGCTTTGGGGCTATTGGCACCACataattcatttttttcttacaTAAAGAATTTGCAgtattttcaaaatctttatcttcttaatattaataaaacaacaaTATTCTAAGTTTAGCTTATtcaattaatcaaataaaaacttAGTTTTACTTAAATTAAGCTTTTCTATTTGAACAAGGGTTGTTGACTGCGCGTTACGACGGTTAAACgatgatgataatacaaaacagtggaGAGGAATTgatatgtgtgtgtaaataggaGGAGAAAAAGAAGTGACTGTGTGATATATTTTGGTAGGGTGTTTGCCTGAAtgtgtttagagatatagaattatagataatGTATGAATTAGAGGCaatatggagatattgaaaaaattgcttaaattttttaaaataaaattttagtttGTATTATATGGGGgtataaacaatatttaaatactGTTAGATTTAATTTAAGCTCAATTATATAAAGTCAGAATGTTCtatcttttaaatttgatttaaggTCAATTTAGTAAAAATTAGGCCTTTTCAATCTTAAAAAAATGTACagcttattataattaaattattatataatttaaactaTAACTGagaataacttttttaaaacgACATGTTTTAGATTGTAAAGTATGCTGAAAGTTGGAATTCACGCACTCTTGCAGAACAAGAGTGATAACACGTATAATTACACGTTCAagaaataaaaaccaaaaccatacaGAATCAATATTCGATTTCAGATCTCCAAGCTAACATTCTCTTCGGCAGGTTTCTCAAAGAAAGTCCTTCCAGGACGCCAGGACCAGGGTAACTCTTATGAGGGCCCAAGAATGAAGGAATGGGCTATTTGGCCCAAGGTTGTATCATTAAATGGGCTTTGTCAAAATGATGGGGAATGTCCATCATGAAAGTAGGTTTCAAATATTGTGATTTTATATCAAtagaaagttttgttttttaaaaatatgattgtgacttaagttatatgtttttctttccCGGATTTTTCCAGAGCTAAATTTCAATTTGTTTGTCTTTTTAGGCCCACTCGAAATTCTAGGATTATTTCAAGGTCCGATTATGATGGTGGAACCTTCGGTAACATATGAAATTTCGTTTTTTTCTACCAAATCACAGAAGACTTCGTTTCGCGTAAAAATAACTTTGACTGTCGATTTTCCTCTAATCAATGataattgaaaataaattgcTCCTAAAGTTACATAAATCAACAGGttcaatatatgtttattttgtatACAGTCTACATCAACCTAATTATGTAATTTGTTTTGGGATATTACTAAGTCCAAGGAAATTTCCATTTACGCTGTATTACAGTTGTAAGGGGAGTTGTCAAATTTCCCAGGTCCCATTAATGTTTATTGGCTTTGGCCTTTTCGATCTAACTTAACTgggatatatattttaatttaataaggagtaatatttatgatttatatcaGGAGCTATCGAATCGATTAAAACTTACGTGAGTGAAAGCCCAATTATGGGCGTACTTTTTAAGGGGCGGGGAGGGACGCCCGACCCCTCGAAAATTTTGTTGCGATGTAGGagtatattgttttcgtgtagaaaaatttcGATATACTCGGTTTTGCctccattttaaaaaaaatagtgttagagaaaagaaaatttagatcccGACCCCACTGAAAATTTTTCAAGCCTCGCCAAAGAGTCCAaatgcttgtttttttttttagcaattTAATGATTGAATTTAACTGACTCAATGAAAAAATAATATCTGTATAAATAAAGTcgatataattattttttaattaaatcagaAAACATACATGTTTGTTTGGTTTAataagttaacttttttttttattaagttaattaatatcTAAACAAACATGACTGAAgatcaacatatatacatatagcaCAAGTTTGAAAGAATTTCCAATAGgtaattgaataaataaataagtgtAAATACACACATGGCATTAATACGTATATAAGGATGTGGATATATAGCATAGCATCTGATCATGAAACTATCACACATAAAATTTCATGCACAAAATTTAGTAAGGTTTTTCACCAATATAGTTCCCTGGAGGATCATAATTGCAAATCATGAAAACACCTCTACCTTGAAAACAAGTCACTCTAGAGCACCCAATTCTCCTACTTGTCTTCCAAACAATCTGTGTGTAATGCCCACACTCTTGTCCTCCGTTACACGAATTCGATCCATACGTGTACCATCTCTGCTCTCCAACCCACGCCGCAGCAGCTTGAGCCGGGTTCCACCCATTACCACTTCCCCAAAAGATGTTCTCTCCATAAGGCCCATTTGAATGCTTTAACAAGCAATCTTGCCTTCTTTGGCTAGCATACGTTTCTGCATAACGCGCTAGTCGTGGGTCCCATACCAGTGGTGGCACACGTAGGGCGGCCCGAGCTTGGTTTTGAAGAGATATGAAGTCATTGATGATGTTTTTAGAGATTTGCTTTTTGTTTGTGATAGCATTGGTGGTGGAGATTAGAAGAGTAAGGATAAAACCCAATGTGATTGAAGAAAACCACATTGATAAATAATTTGATGTGGTTTCATAATTTAGGCTATACAAAATGTAACATTTTATATAGGGCGATTTAAATATTACAAGTAATAATAGTATAAACAAGTATTATAAAAGGGTAGTTGAATTTTTGGAGAATTTAAGTGGCGCCCATGATCGAATATGATTGCCATCATCTTTGCTCTCATTTTTGGCCAAGAAATGGTTCAAGAATatatagaactttttttttaggaaaatacaaaaagaattgTTACTTTTAGCTAAATTTTTTAGAGGAACCTAATACATTATCGAAAATCAATAAAAAGGGAATATCTATctcttaattaatattttatttagtgCCAATGTGTCTTGACATTTCATTAAAAACTTATTTCCCGTGAACTCTCGAGTTACATCTGAAAACACATTCACGATCAGAGACCTCTAATTCGGCGTTATCcagaaactgaaaaaaacaccattaaaaaacatatatgtgGGCTTGAAGAAACATTTCGTAAGCACTCGGGAGAATTCTTGGGTCACAAATGAATCTTTCAAATCTAACTCATCATCAATtcatgtgaaaaaaaattaaattcttCTTTATAGTGATGGATTCACATATATTGCAAGTAGAAAGTGATGAATCtaagtaaaataaatttaacCTCAAACTCGCTCATGTACTTGTAGCTagtttatgttttggtaatcaTGGGAGTACtttgttattttaaatttttaatgtagTTTACAAATAGGTATACTGTTTGTTACTTTGTTTTTGAAAGCATTAACAATCTGAATAAAAATCAACTTATTTAACCTCCTGATTAACCCTCCAAAACGTAATAATTAGGTCACATGAGTCTGGTCCAGGTTGACTTCGGTAGATGTAAGTctatgtttgacattttagacCTAAATGTTTTAATAAGtctaagttattttttttaaaacaggtagtcggtattcgacatcttgaaacacttcaccgtataatggtgaaatcCTATACGTACTATAGACTACGAGATATAGACCATAGATCGTTACAGgtgattcaagaaaaaaaaatccacaGACTTATCACTCCTAAGAGTCAAACCCAATTACTTGTGAGAAAAACCAGAGATGCATCTGTTAGTTGAGCTAGCTTCATTTGCGTCTAAGTTAGGGTTAAAGGTTTTCAACTTGTCAACTTTAAACCGACATTATTGATAACCATAGATTTAAATGATTGTTGGAAGGAGGAGTTACGTTGAATATGAATTGAGatcatttataattaaaataatattgtacatgtataaaattaaacaagaatCAAACCCAAGATCTGTGGGAAAAACCAGATATGTATATGTCAGTTGAGCTAGCTTTATTTGCGTCAAAGTCAGGGTTAAAGGTTTTCGACTTGCTAACTTTAGACCGAGATTATTGATAACCATAGTTTTAAATGATTGTTGGAAAGATGAGTTACGTTGAATATGGATTGAGatcatttaaaataatattatagataaatttatACAAGAATTAAATATAGGGGCAAAACTGAAAATTATATTTGACTTATAACTATTAATTTTTATCAAGGGTAAACATCTCCAATTTTAGGCGGTCTTCAAATCTTCATCAATTGAATATTGAGAGGTTTTCAATTGGTCCTATTGGAGGTAAATTACGGTGGAGATTCAAAATGAAAGTTTGGTCGGTCAGTCGGTCAAAGGATTATTTTGGTGGAAATTGAGTCAAATTAACTAAAACTGTTCATCAAGACTCCAAATGTATATTCGTTCAAAAAAAAGACTCCAAATGTATTAATGTAAATGGTATTAGTGATTTTTATTTaggcttattattattattaatttttctaaagatgaatttcgcttgaaatttGGTGTCGCGATTCGAGAACATGAGGTCTaatatatgttgtcttaaccgggtccgcgctaaagAGTTTTCTCGAAGtataaatgtctatttcaaataccaggAAGAAAATCCTCTACTAATCCGCCTAAAGTCACGacaattaataggggtaaactctgcccttctcagacttgaacctgggtatacccaatcCAAACCCTCATAGAGAAACTCCTATATCCTCCTCAAGATTTGAACCTAAAATCTCTTAATGAAGGATCTTTATAGAACCAATGATCTAATTTCAAGGGCTATTtgcccaaggtcttgagttcgattctTATGCATGGCAAAACCTTGGGGATtttccctctgaatacttgtaacggcccatggtcAACTTTTCGTTGTATAGGATACGTGCaatgtttcaccattatacggtgaggtttccccaATTTTGTGTTCCGActgaatcttcaaaaaaaatttaaagttatacgagtaataacATGAAAACGGACTTCTCATATACTCAAAACACCCACCCATTTGAACAGCCAAAAGAACCCTATGTATTGGGAACTACCAAAACCCTTTCATTATCCAATGCATATGAAATGAATCATTCAATACCCTTTAACTTTTGCTTCCtataaataaacattacatGAACTTGTCATTCTCATTGTTAACTTGTAGCAAGCATTAACCTCATAAAATTTTTGTAGCTCCAAATTAAAGATCAATGGCTGACTGGTTTGCGAAGGTGCATAGTCAAATTCACAATACGGTTGCTCAAGCGATCTCGGTACCTTCGGTTGCAAAGGTCCATAGCCAGATTCACAATACGGTTGCTCAAGCAATCTCGGCACCTTCGGTTGCAAAGGTGCATAGCCAAGTTCACAACGCGGTTTCTCAAGCGATCTCTTCACCAATGGAACTCGCTTCTGTAGCCGCGAATGTTGCTACTGTTGCTACCACTGTGTCAACGATAGCAACCACCGCTGCCACGGTTGTTCCAGCGGTGGGCGTGTTGGTTGGTCCTGCTGGGGCTGTTGCAGCAACTGCAACCGTTGTCAAACATGTTTTGAAGCCCAATTAGTGAATCTTAATGAAATAGTAGTGTGCTTTAGTATGTAATGTTTATGTTGGATTTTAATGGAAATGAATCttttggtggtggttttttGCTTCTTTGTTATCTTTCTTATATTTactagttaaattaaatcaagGAAACTGATATAAATTAGAGATGTTGGATGATCATTCGGCAAATAACAAATTCATagcttcttttatatatatatatatatatattgatgatgtaCCATCTCCCTAATAGTTTTGAGATAATAATCTCTCTTTTACCTTGTGGAGGCTACTATGATCCAATCCAGGCGTAGCCTCCGGACTTGAGCATGGTTGCTCTTGAGAGGCTTCGGACATAGCCTCTGGATTGATCCATAGAGGCTCCTAACATAGCCTCCGGACCCTCCTCCATTGAAGCTCCTGACATAGCCTCCGGACTCTCCTTCGTTGAGGCTCCTGACATAGCCTCCGGACCTAAGCTGCGGAGGCTCCTGAAACCTTCAGACCTGAACATGACTTCATCTACGTTAAGTCATGGGCTTGATTTAGGTCGAAGCATGGAAAGCCCATGACCCAATATCATCAAACCCTAGAATCTActccctataaatagaagacaaTAAACATCAAGCTAGGGGACTTC
This genomic window contains:
- the LOC122600931 gene encoding pathogenesis-related protein PR-1-like yields the protein MWFSSITLGFILTLLISTTNAITNKKQISKNIINDFISLQNQARAALRVPPLVWDPRLARYAETYASQRRQDCLLKHSNGPYGENIFWGSGNGWNPAQAAAAWVGEQRWYTYGSNSCNGGQECGHYTQIVWKTSRRIGCSRVTCFQGRGVFMICNYDPPGNYIGEKPY
- the LOC122600132 gene encoding uncharacterized protein At4g14100-like isoform X1, with protein sequence MKLLSLATWLLVFLLDIPNHVAIYHKTEPWLNAPKGPVPIPTPWPEQFHALLFMNLTSTHLQLSDLWYDWPKGRNVNIFQKQLSILLYDIEWNNGTSFYYTLGEDGECQMVDFGVGIPRPDFLTDGAHYLGRVVTDGFLCDVWEKVDFIWYYEDVITKRPVRWDFYDGISTHVMTFEIGAVLPDSIVQAPAYCFSEAVDGKRSSTHNMNVV
- the LOC122600132 gene encoding uncharacterized protein At4g14100-like isoform X2 translates to MKLLSLATWLLVFLLDIPNHVAIYHKTEPWLNAPKGPVPIPTPWPEQFHALLFMNLTSTHLQLSDLWYDWPKGRNVNIFQKQLSILLYDIEWNNGTSFYYTLGEDGECQMVDFGVGIPRPDFLTDGAHYLGRVVTDGFLCDVWEKVDFIWYYEDVITKRPVRWDFYDVG